In the Palaeococcus pacificus DY20341 genome, one interval contains:
- a CDS encoding DUF998 domain-containing protein, with product MRKDSFLFYLGVLIPIISLGGIFLSIYKNPWFSLTQNALSDMGSIHNPIGYIFNSILIITGIMGVIFGTGTFKKHLTTPLFAFGMVCLIFVGIFPEEYKPHAFFAVSFYILILLDMFIEGINSLKKGEKIGLFWVFLSPTTFISIIYLLKIFEGAAIPELVGAFAIYAWIYYITYRLRG from the coding sequence ATGAGAAAAGACTCCTTCCTCTTTTATCTCGGTGTGTTGATTCCCATAATATCCTTAGGTGGAATATTCCTATCTATTTACAAAAACCCATGGTTTTCTCTTACGCAAAATGCACTTAGTGATATGGGCTCAATTCACAATCCCATAGGCTACATCTTTAACAGTATTTTAATAATAACTGGAATCATGGGTGTTATATTTGGAACAGGCACATTTAAAAAGCACCTCACAACACCCCTATTCGCTTTTGGAATGGTGTGTTTGATTTTTGTTGGCATTTTTCCGGAAGAGTATAAACCCCACGCATTTTTTGCGGTTTCCTTCTACATTTTGATTCTATTGGACATGTTTATCGAAGGAATAAACTCCCTCAAAAAAGGAGAGAAAATCGGATTATTCTGGGTATTTTTATCCCCGACAACGTTTATCTCAATCATCTACCTGCTCAAAATTTTTGAAGGAGCTGCAATCCCTGAACTTGTGGGGGCATTTGCAATTTACGCTTGGATCTACTACATAACCTACAGGCTAAGAGGGTGA
- the thiI gene encoding tRNA uracil 4-sulfurtransferase ThiI — MFNCIIVRYGEIGTKSAQTRRWFENILVNNIREALVSEEVDYKKIEAKKGRIFVKTNKAEKGVEILKRVFGIVSLSPATEVDAELEKINKTALTLFRKRKRKLELEEPKFRVTVRRITKEFPLKTPELQAKVGEFILEKEPSQVDLHDYDIEIGIELMDGKAYIFTEKIRGFGGLPIGTQGKVVALLSGGIDSPVATFLMMKRGCEVIPLHVYMGEQTLKKVRLIWSQLKKYGYGGKAELIVIKPKEREKILQKLKELKKENYTCVFCKFMMVKNADKIAREFGAKGIVMGDSLGQVASQTPENMYIASQASDLPIYRPLIGMDKEEIVKIAKEIGTFELSTLPEDEIAFVPKHPVVRGSWDEFKRLYKAVFEEEPKKREC; from the coding sequence ATGTTCAACTGCATCATAGTGAGATACGGCGAGATAGGAACCAAATCAGCCCAAACGAGGAGATGGTTTGAGAATATCCTTGTCAACAACATTAGAGAAGCTCTTGTCAGTGAAGAGGTTGATTACAAAAAGATTGAAGCCAAGAAAGGAAGAATTTTTGTAAAGACAAATAAAGCAGAGAAAGGCGTCGAGATTCTCAAGAGAGTTTTTGGAATAGTCTCCCTTTCTCCTGCAACGGAAGTGGATGCAGAGCTTGAAAAAATAAACAAAACTGCTCTAACACTCTTCCGCAAAAGGAAGCGTAAGCTCGAGTTGGAAGAGCCAAAGTTTAGAGTAACGGTGAGGCGCATTACAAAGGAGTTCCCCCTCAAAACTCCAGAGCTCCAAGCAAAGGTCGGAGAGTTTATACTTGAAAAGGAGCCTTCTCAAGTTGACCTCCATGATTATGACATAGAGATTGGCATTGAGTTAATGGATGGCAAAGCATACATCTTCACAGAGAAAATAAGGGGGTTTGGTGGCCTACCTATAGGGACTCAAGGCAAGGTTGTTGCTCTGCTTAGTGGGGGAATAGACTCACCTGTTGCCACTTTCTTAATGATGAAGCGCGGCTGTGAAGTAATTCCCCTGCACGTCTATATGGGTGAGCAAACTTTGAAAAAAGTGAGGCTAATTTGGAGCCAGCTCAAAAAGTACGGCTATGGAGGAAAGGCAGAGCTTATCGTGATTAAACCGAAGGAAAGGGAGAAAATACTCCAAAAGCTGAAAGAGCTTAAGAAGGAAAACTACACGTGTGTTTTCTGCAAGTTTATGATGGTTAAAAATGCGGACAAAATTGCGAGGGAGTTTGGTGCCAAGGGAATTGTAATGGGAGATTCTTTAGGCCAAGTAGCTTCGCAAACCCCCGAAAACATGTACATAGCCAGCCAAGCGAGTGATTTGCCGATTTACAGGCCGCTGATCGGAATGGACAAAGAAGAAATAGTTAAGATAGCAAAGGAGATAGGAACGTTTGAGCTCTCCACTCTGCCTGAAGATGAGATAGCCTTCGTTCCAAAGCATCCCGTTGTGAGAGGCTCTTGGGATGAGTTTAAGCGTTTGTACAAGGCAGTGTTTGAGGAAGAGCCCAAAAAGAGGGAGTGTTAA
- a CDS encoding nitroreductase family protein, with protein sequence MELSEAINMRTSVRYYEDREVEEEKIRALIDAAIRAPTASGLENWLFVIYGSEEARKKAHELTARGMVKYYESFGLPEEKIERLKKRMYEEGMYRAPLYIGIFIDRNVRFLKGEEFDELELLWSVESAAMAIQNLMLKAVELGLGTCYIGVANFKGIEEEFKAMAGIGENYFLVGLITVGYPKEDIKPRKRKKSFEKVVKFV encoded by the coding sequence ATGGAACTGAGTGAGGCTATAAATATGAGAACCTCCGTAAGGTACTATGAGGATAGAGAAGTAGAGGAAGAGAAGATTAGGGCTTTAATAGATGCTGCTATAAGAGCACCCACCGCCAGTGGTCTTGAGAACTGGCTTTTCGTTATTTACGGGAGTGAGGAAGCGAGGAAGAAAGCCCACGAACTAACCGCCAGAGGCATGGTAAAGTATTATGAATCTTTCGGCCTTCCGGAAGAAAAGATAGAAAGACTCAAAAAAAGGATGTATGAAGAAGGAATGTACAGAGCACCGCTCTACATTGGTATCTTTATAGACCGAAATGTTAGATTCCTCAAGGGGGAGGAATTCGACGAGCTGGAACTTTTGTGGAGCGTTGAAAGCGCCGCCATGGCGATTCAAAACTTAATGCTCAAAGCTGTCGAGCTCGGCTTGGGGACTTGCTACATTGGGGTTGCAAACTTCAAGGGCATCGAAGAAGAGTTCAAAGCCATGGCAGGCATTGGGGAGAACTACTTCCTCGTGGGCCTAATTACAGTGGGATATCCAAAGGAGGACATCAAGCCAAGAAAAAGAAAAAAGAGCTTTGAAAAGGTAGTTAAGTTTGTGTAA
- a CDS encoding maleate cis-trans isomerase family protein: protein MYGWRGRIGLIVPSSNTTMEMELYSALPEGVSLHVARMPLKEVTEEELLKMSALAVDSAKLLKDANVDLILYGCTSGSFIGGKDFESELEEKIESEVNVPVVTTSAAVLEALSALDAQRVIVLTPYTDEINEREREFLEANDFEVLDIRGMGITDNTKIGKMEPYEAYRLAKAMFMDEADALFISCTNFRTFEIIEALEEDLGIPVVTSNQASLWLALRELEVRESIPWLGELLREY from the coding sequence ATGTACGGATGGAGAGGTAGAATCGGACTCATAGTACCGTCATCAAACACAACAATGGAAATGGAGCTCTACTCGGCCCTTCCAGAGGGAGTTTCACTTCACGTAGCGAGAATGCCTCTTAAAGAAGTCACTGAAGAGGAACTTTTAAAGATGAGCGCTTTGGCTGTGGACAGTGCTAAGCTGTTGAAAGACGCAAATGTGGATTTAATTCTCTATGGATGCACAAGCGGCTCTTTTATTGGAGGCAAAGACTTTGAGAGCGAGCTTGAGGAAAAGATTGAGAGCGAGGTCAATGTGCCTGTTGTAACAACTAGTGCTGCGGTTCTGGAAGCTTTAAGCGCATTAGATGCTCAGAGGGTTATAGTCCTAACCCCTTACACTGATGAAATAAATGAGAGGGAAAGAGAATTCTTAGAGGCAAATGACTTTGAGGTTTTGGACATTAGAGGGATGGGCATAACAGACAACACTAAAATTGGAAAGATGGAGCCTTACGAAGCTTACCGTTTGGCTAAAGCTATGTTCATGGACGAGGCGGATGCTCTTTTCATAAGCTGCACGAACTTCAGGACATTTGAGATAATTGAAGCTCTTGAGGAAGATTTAGGAATCCCGGTTGTTACTAGCAATCAAGCATCTCTTTGGCTTGCTCTTAGGGAGCTGGAGGTTAGAGAAAGCATACCTTGGCTTGGCGAACTTTTGAGAGAGTACTAA
- a CDS encoding Lrp/AsnC family transcriptional regulator: MELDAIDRAILRLLQEDGRMSYSELSRRLKVPESTVRARVKRLVDGGIIRKFAALINPFKAGYSIIAFIAIDIEPSKVKDAVDKLSNLPEVDVLGIATGAHDVLMQVTVRDLQELENFLLEKLGKIEGIKSTETSILTSVKKWGYARVF, translated from the coding sequence ATGGAACTCGATGCAATTGATAGAGCAATTTTAAGACTCCTCCAAGAAGATGGAAGGATGAGTTACTCTGAGCTCTCAAGGAGGCTTAAAGTACCTGAGTCAACAGTTAGGGCGAGGGTTAAGCGCCTCGTTGATGGAGGGATTATTAGGAAGTTCGCCGCACTTATAAATCCCTTTAAGGCAGGATACAGCATTATCGCATTCATAGCAATAGATATCGAGCCAAGCAAAGTTAAAGATGCTGTGGATAAGCTTTCTAATCTTCCAGAGGTGGATGTTTTAGGGATAGCAACAGGTGCCCACGACGTCTTAATGCAAGTAACCGTTAGGGACCTGCAAGAGCTTGAGAACTTTTTACTCGAAAAACTGGGCAAAATAGAAGGAATAAAAAGCACCGAGACTTCGATCCTAACAAGTGTTAAAAAATGGGGCTATGCAAGAGTGTTTTAG
- a CDS encoding leucine/methionine racemase, with the protein MVSFVKKENVIERYSKVFPKAARVTYAPIVGVRAKNAKVWDIEGREYIDFLADAAVQNVGHNNDRVVKSVLDQAQRLLHFTFIYGFPVEPLLLAEKLVEISPIESAKVILGLSGSDANDGAIKFVRAYTKKRTILSYLGSYYGATYGAMSVTGLDFEVRSIVGELSDVHYIPYPNCYRCPFGKEPKSCRLACIDYIKIKFEEEVYADGIAALFAEPIQGDAGMIVPPENYFKKLKRILDEHGILLVVDEIQSGLGRTGRWFAIEHFGVTPDIITLAKPLGGGLPVSAIIGREDIMESLPPLGHAFTMSGNPVTSKAALAVIEEIEERNLLKRAEKLGTYTIKRLEEMKEEHELIGDVRGKGLMIGIDLVKDRETKERAYAETKKVVWRAYELGLILAFLHGNVLRIEPPLTIEKDVLDEGLDKLEQAISDVEDGKVDDKVLINVQGW; encoded by the coding sequence ATGGTGAGTTTTGTGAAGAAAGAGAACGTCATTGAAAGATATTCAAAAGTCTTTCCAAAGGCGGCACGTGTTACGTACGCCCCGATAGTTGGCGTTAGGGCAAAAAATGCGAAGGTGTGGGATATTGAGGGGAGGGAATATATAGACTTTCTAGCAGATGCGGCCGTCCAAAACGTCGGCCACAACAATGATAGAGTTGTTAAATCTGTTTTAGATCAAGCTCAAAGGTTACTCCACTTCACATTTATCTATGGCTTTCCTGTCGAGCCGCTCCTATTAGCTGAAAAGCTTGTCGAAATCTCCCCAATTGAAAGTGCTAAAGTGATCTTGGGGCTGAGTGGTAGCGATGCAAATGATGGAGCTATAAAGTTTGTAAGAGCATATACAAAGAAAAGGACGATTTTAAGCTACTTGGGGAGTTATTATGGGGCGACTTATGGTGCCATGAGTGTAACGGGCTTGGACTTTGAAGTTAGGTCGATAGTCGGTGAGCTCAGCGATGTCCATTACATACCCTACCCAAACTGCTACCGCTGTCCTTTTGGAAAAGAACCTAAATCCTGCCGCTTGGCGTGTATAGACTATATAAAGATTAAATTTGAGGAAGAGGTCTATGCCGATGGAATAGCAGCTCTTTTTGCAGAGCCTATCCAAGGGGATGCTGGAATGATAGTGCCCCCTGAAAACTACTTTAAGAAGCTCAAGCGCATTTTAGATGAGCATGGCATTCTTCTGGTTGTAGATGAAATTCAAAGCGGCCTTGGAAGGACGGGGAGATGGTTTGCAATAGAGCACTTTGGAGTAACCCCGGATATCATAACTCTTGCAAAGCCATTGGGTGGTGGACTGCCTGTAAGTGCAATAATAGGACGTGAGGACATTATGGAATCTCTCCCTCCATTAGGGCATGCGTTTACCATGAGCGGGAACCCTGTAACGAGTAAAGCTGCTCTGGCTGTTATTGAAGAGATTGAGGAGAGAAATTTGCTTAAACGAGCAGAAAAACTTGGAACATACACCATAAAGCGATTGGAAGAGATGAAAGAAGAGCATGAACTGATTGGCGATGTTAGAGGGAAGGGACTAATGATTGGTATTGATCTAGTAAAGGACAGAGAAACAAAGGAGAGAGCGTATGCCGAGACGAAGAAAGTTGTTTGGAGAGCTTATGAACTTGGACTGATTTTAGCATTCCTTCATGGGAATGTTTTGAGGATTGAACCACCTTTAACGATTGAGAAAGATGTTTTAGATGAAGGCCTGGACAAATTAGAGCAGGCAATAAGTGATGTGGAGGATGGAAAAGTTGATGACAAAGTTTTAATAAACGTCCAAGGATGGTAG
- a CDS encoding S-layer protein: MRKKSFLALFIVGFVLLSYAGIANAYAFAVNSRNSVIVLPTTKIVNGKALHIGEDAIAGSKLGAFLVLKGIRTAYYTDKVEVPVEYHSVLISDSDQYYKLNKIDMPDLDLNVSDSPVGKAIVVAVNFSKIYYNSTSKKVHFEDRSIEIIFNENTTPLELGGENTKIVATTVDGNDVMYIYSVEDEDGTSGFGSTIIVNGWSITFQDIDINQETTFVKIKEPDGNTFNKILEKGSYYLFYEDKNGNLDREEFSAYPSSRLDELQNAGARRILIFSPTGFFVGIGGTKQVQYSYEYYEKLREYKDGEVYDGQWVWDIDPSSNLFTLYLHVDPENGFNNVDLGEGTWVKFPIGELKFHPIFTKNEDGEITGVEGYQFVQVRRVASQVQVKTTAVDVVDDVNELIITDEELTSLPSNKNVIIIGGWVSNKAWSLLEQIYGESTIQSIRNEIMSKGYVVKILNNPNNPNYKVVILAGKGYPETAQAIEEFMKNA, from the coding sequence ATGCGAAAGAAAAGTTTTTTGGCGTTGTTTATTGTGGGCTTCGTGTTATTATCCTACGCGGGAATAGCAAATGCCTATGCCTTTGCAGTTAATTCGAGGAACTCCGTGATAGTGCTCCCAACGACAAAGATAGTCAATGGAAAAGCCCTTCATATAGGCGAGGATGCAATAGCGGGTTCCAAATTAGGCGCTTTTTTAGTTTTGAAAGGGATTAGGACTGCGTATTACACAGACAAAGTTGAGGTTCCGGTGGAGTATCACAGTGTTTTGATAAGCGATTCTGATCAATACTATAAGCTTAACAAGATAGACATGCCTGATTTAGACTTAAACGTTAGTGATTCTCCTGTTGGAAAGGCTATAGTTGTTGCTGTGAACTTTTCAAAAATCTACTACAACTCAACTTCCAAAAAAGTGCACTTTGAAGATAGATCTATCGAGATAATATTTAACGAAAATACAACTCCATTAGAGCTTGGAGGAGAAAACACAAAAATAGTAGCCACGACTGTAGATGGAAATGATGTTATGTACATCTACAGCGTTGAAGATGAAGATGGCACTTCTGGTTTTGGATCTACAATAATTGTCAACGGATGGAGCATCACATTCCAGGATATAGACATAAACCAAGAGACGACGTTCGTGAAAATCAAAGAGCCTGATGGCAACACCTTCAACAAAATCCTTGAGAAAGGCAGCTATTACCTGTTCTATGAAGACAAAAATGGCAACCTCGATAGGGAAGAGTTCTCTGCCTATCCTTCTTCAAGGTTAGATGAACTCCAAAATGCTGGCGCTAGAAGGATACTTATATTTAGCCCAACGGGATTCTTCGTTGGAATTGGAGGAACAAAACAGGTCCAATACTCCTACGAGTACTATGAAAAGCTCAGAGAGTATAAAGATGGCGAAGTGTACGATGGTCAGTGGGTATGGGACATCGACCCGAGCAGCAATCTATTCACGCTCTACCTCCATGTAGATCCCGAAAACGGCTTTAATAATGTTGATTTGGGTGAAGGAACGTGGGTAAAGTTCCCCATCGGTGAATTAAAGTTCCATCCGATATTCACGAAGAATGAGGATGGGGAGATAACAGGAGTGGAAGGATATCAGTTTGTCCAAGTTAGGAGAGTTGCGTCCCAAGTCCAAGTGAAAACTACCGCCGTAGACGTGGTAGACGATGTCAATGAACTCATAATAACAGATGAAGAGCTAACCTCGTTGCCAAGCAATAAAAATGTCATAATAATTGGAGGATGGGTCAGCAATAAAGCTTGGTCTCTTTTAGAACAGATTTATGGAGAAAGCACTATTCAAAGCATTAGAAATGAGATTATGAGCAAAGGGTATGTGGTAAAGATACTCAATAATCCAAACAACCCGAACTATAAAGTCGTGATACTCGCTGGAAAAGGATATCCAGAGACAGCCCAAGCTATTGAGGAGTTTATGAAGAACGCTTGA
- a CDS encoding MFS transporter, whose product MLEQYSRDAKILIIMNAVGQLFLQFSIFIMPFYLRALGYSMGDMGIFFSLRTFVGGIFFLMAGQVSLRLGYKKTLLLGSFIGLLGRIFQVVAPNYYIMALGFFLVGVNMGIRQPNFSALLSEEVADKLRHHAFSISFGLGTIFNAVGVLLAGFMPNFLEINFGITTQLAYRLVLALSFFQFMLTIPALLIIKDVPVKNPKIQWRRDLIIKILKFSIPSAIIGLGAGITIPYMSLYFNMRFGTTLAAISGVFFVQQLVMGVGSFILPKLVDAIGPVKTITLFQASAALLFALFPSISIFTIAAAFYIVRSILMNIVWPINDAFMMGFFSTEEKATAAGIRRAFSTFMRGAGNYIGGFLFGMSLSYPFYATATLYVVATLIFYFFFARYNKV is encoded by the coding sequence ATGTTAGAGCAGTACAGCAGAGACGCAAAAATACTCATAATAATGAACGCAGTTGGTCAGCTCTTCCTTCAGTTTTCAATATTTATAATGCCATTCTACTTGAGGGCTCTGGGTTACTCCATGGGAGATATGGGAATTTTCTTTTCCCTGAGGACCTTTGTTGGGGGAATTTTCTTCCTTATGGCTGGACAGGTCTCTTTAAGGCTTGGCTATAAAAAGACGCTGCTCTTAGGTTCTTTCATAGGTCTCTTAGGTAGAATATTCCAAGTGGTTGCTCCTAACTATTACATCATGGCTCTGGGATTCTTTTTAGTGGGTGTCAACATGGGAATTAGGCAGCCAAACTTCTCGGCACTTTTAAGCGAAGAGGTGGCAGATAAGCTTAGGCACCATGCTTTTTCAATAAGCTTTGGATTGGGAACAATTTTCAATGCAGTGGGCGTTCTCTTGGCTGGATTTATGCCCAATTTTCTTGAGATTAACTTTGGAATAACCACACAATTAGCGTATAGATTAGTTTTAGCACTTTCTTTTTTCCAGTTTATGCTCACAATTCCGGCGCTTTTGATAATTAAAGACGTTCCTGTTAAGAATCCAAAGATACAGTGGAGAAGAGACTTAATAATCAAAATTCTCAAGTTCTCAATTCCTTCTGCCATAATTGGGCTCGGAGCAGGAATAACAATCCCCTATATGAGTTTGTACTTCAACATGCGCTTTGGAACAACTTTAGCGGCAATAAGCGGCGTTTTCTTTGTTCAACAGCTTGTCATGGGAGTAGGCTCGTTTATTTTGCCAAAACTCGTGGATGCAATAGGTCCAGTGAAGACTATAACCCTCTTCCAAGCTTCTGCAGCACTATTATTTGCTCTCTTTCCTTCGATTAGTATTTTCACAATTGCTGCGGCGTTTTACATCGTTAGGTCAATTTTAATGAACATCGTTTGGCCCATAAACGATGCATTTATGATGGGCTTTTTCTCGACTGAAGAGAAGGCAACTGCCGCTGGTATTAGGAGGGCATTTTCGACATTTATGAGGGGCGCTGGAAACTACATTGGAGGCTTTTTGTTTGGTATGTCCTTAAGTTATCCATTCTATGCAACAGCAACGCTCTACGTAGTTGCTACGCTCATCTTCTACTTCTTCTTTGCTAGATATAATAAAGTTTAA
- a CDS encoding MFS transporter, with translation MSLGKYKGFSRDAKLVVAYSFFGWLGGNISWFILPFYFKSLGMGFSEIGTLFSISTIAQSALLLTAGHISVKIGYKRTLMIAVSLFFTARLMQVFIPEFWALALAAIISGVGMALEGPALMSLLSGEVSDERRHYLFSLNSALGTIGAAFGMFLGGILPRLLDGSNPYKSTLLIAAFLIPIQGVLISLVSPILEREEKKLKLDRTTSLKILKFSIPAALIGLGAGVTIPYMGLYFNSRFGTSLESIGGLFAIQQFIMGIGTFAMPFLVDKLGSVKTIVGFNGSATLLIVSMPFAPAFLIAAVIYTIRTILMNIVNPIWDSFMMHFFNKKERATALALRNFAWTSTFGIGQYLGGFIFDRSLSIPFFITGVLYGLSMVSFWIFFAKEEERIKA, from the coding sequence ATGAGCCTTGGGAAGTACAAAGGGTTCAGCAGGGATGCAAAGTTAGTGGTCGCTTACTCATTCTTCGGCTGGTTAGGGGGCAATATATCATGGTTTATCTTGCCATTTTACTTCAAATCCTTAGGGATGGGCTTCAGTGAGATTGGAACGCTCTTTTCAATATCTACAATTGCCCAATCCGCCCTGCTTTTAACTGCCGGACATATTAGTGTGAAAATTGGTTATAAAAGAACGCTTATGATAGCAGTTTCTCTTTTCTTCACAGCAAGGCTTATGCAAGTTTTTATTCCCGAGTTTTGGGCTTTAGCATTAGCTGCAATCATTTCAGGAGTGGGGATGGCCTTAGAGGGGCCGGCATTAATGTCTCTCTTAAGCGGTGAGGTTAGCGACGAAAGGAGACACTACCTCTTTAGCTTAAACTCTGCGTTAGGAACCATTGGCGCTGCTTTTGGTATGTTCCTTGGTGGTATTCTGCCAAGGCTCCTTGATGGGAGCAACCCATATAAGAGCACGCTCCTAATCGCTGCATTTTTAATTCCCATTCAGGGCGTTTTAATTTCTCTTGTTTCCCCGATATTGGAAAGAGAGGAAAAGAAACTTAAGCTCGATAGGACAACCTCCCTCAAGATACTTAAGTTTTCAATACCCGCAGCGTTAATAGGCCTTGGAGCAGGAGTTACAATCCCATACATGGGTCTCTACTTTAACTCGCGCTTCGGGACGAGCCTAGAAAGCATAGGAGGCCTCTTCGCGATTCAGCAGTTTATAATGGGAATTGGGACTTTTGCAATGCCATTCCTAGTCGATAAATTGGGAAGTGTTAAGACGATAGTGGGCTTCAACGGAAGCGCTACCCTTTTAATAGTTTCAATGCCCTTTGCACCTGCCTTTTTAATAGCCGCGGTAATATACACAATCAGAACCATCCTCATGAACATAGTTAACCCAATATGGGATTCATTTATGATGCACTTTTTTAATAAGAAGGAGAGAGCAACAGCATTAGCTCTAAGAAACTTTGCATGGACCTCTACTTTTGGTATTGGGCAGTATCTTGGAGGATTTATATTTGATCGTTCGCTCAGCATTCCCTTCTTCATAACAGGCGTTTTATATGGTCTATCAATGGTGAGCTTCTGGATATTTTTTGCAAAAGAAGAAGAGAGGATTAAAGCTTAA